A single genomic interval of Canis lupus dingo isolate Sandy chromosome 6, ASM325472v2, whole genome shotgun sequence harbors:
- the NUDT16L1 gene encoding tudor-interacting repair regulator protein isoform X1 gives MSAAVPELKQISRVEAMRLGPGWSHSCHAMLYAANPGQLFGRIPMRFSVLMQMRFDGLLGFPGGFVDRRFWSLEDGLNRVLGLGLGCLRLTEADYLSSHLTEGPHRVVAHLYARQLTLEQLHAVEISAVHSRDHGLEVLGLVRVPLYTQKDRVGGFPNFLSNAFTSTAKYQLLFALKVLNMMPEEKLAEALAAATEKQKKALEKLLPSSS, from the exons ATGTCGGCGGCGGTGCCGGAGCTGAAGCAGATCAGCCGGGTGGAGGCCATGCGCCTGGGGCCGGGCTGGAGCCACTCGTGCCACGCCATGCTGTACGCCGCCAACCCCGGGCAGCTGTTCGGCCGCATCCCCATGCGCTTCTCGGTGCTG ATGCAGATGCGCTTCGACGGGCTGCTGGGCTTTCCCGGGGGCTTCGTGGACCGGCGCTTCTGGTCTCTGGAGGACGGTCTGAACCgggtgctgggcctgggcctgggctgcctGCGCCTCACCGAGGCCGACTACCTGAGCTCCCACCTGACCGAGGGCCCGCACCGCGTCGTGGCGCACCTGTACGCACGGCAGCTGACGCTGGAGCAGCTGCACGCCGTGGAGATCAGCGCGGTGCACTCGCGCGACCACGGCCTGGAG GTGCTGGGGCTTGTGCGAGTCCCCCTTTACACCCAGAAGGACCGAGTCGGTGGCTTTCCCAACTTCCTGAGCAACGCCTTTACCAGCACCGCCAAGTACCAGCTGCTCTTCGCTCTCAAGGTGCTCAACATGATGCCTGAGGAGAAGCTGGCTGAGGCCTTGGCTGCTGCCACCGAGAAGCAGAAGAAAGCCCTGGAGAAGCTCCTCCCATCTTCCTCCTGA
- the NUDT16L1 gene encoding tudor-interacting repair regulator protein isoform X2: protein MSAAVPELKQISRVEAMRLGPGWSHSCHAMLYAANPGQLFGRIPMRFSVLVLGLVRVPLYTQKDRVGGFPNFLSNAFTSTAKYQLLFALKVLNMMPEEKLAEALAAATEKQKKALEKLLPSSS from the exons ATGTCGGCGGCGGTGCCGGAGCTGAAGCAGATCAGCCGGGTGGAGGCCATGCGCCTGGGGCCGGGCTGGAGCCACTCGTGCCACGCCATGCTGTACGCCGCCAACCCCGGGCAGCTGTTCGGCCGCATCCCCATGCGCTTCTCGGTGCTG GTGCTGGGGCTTGTGCGAGTCCCCCTTTACACCCAGAAGGACCGAGTCGGTGGCTTTCCCAACTTCCTGAGCAACGCCTTTACCAGCACCGCCAAGTACCAGCTGCTCTTCGCTCTCAAGGTGCTCAACATGATGCCTGAGGAGAAGCTGGCTGAGGCCTTGGCTGCTGCCACCGAGAAGCAGAAGAAAGCCCTGGAGAAGCTCCTCCCATCTTCCTCCTGA